The nucleotide sequence CCGCTTCATTTTCCAGGCCCACCTCTTCAAAGGCAGCAAAGGCATCGGCACTTAAGACCTCGGCCCACTTATAGCTGTAGTACCCGGCCGCATAGCCCCCGGCAAAAATATGACCAAAGGAGCATAAGAAGGCATCTTCCGGTAAGGGTGGTAAGACAGTCGTGAGTTTGGCAATCCGATCCCGAATATCGTTGGCTTTCTCAGAACTACTGGGTTGATAGCGATGATGCAGTTCTAAGTCCACCAAACTGAAGTACAACTGCCGTAACATCCCACTCCCAGAGCGATAGGTGCGGGCTGCTAAGAGTTTTTGATAGTAATGTTCTGGTAAGATTTCTCCGGTTTCATAGTGGCGGGCCATGCCGAATAATGTGGCCTGGTCATAGCACCAATTTTCCATAAACTGGCTGGGTAATTCCACCGCATCCCACTCGACATTATTAATTCCGGCCGCACTGGGATAATCCACTTGGGTGAGCATATGTTGTAGGCCATGGCCAAACTCATGGAAGAGGGTTTCCACTTCCCCAAAGGTCATCAGGCTGGGTTTGCCGTCAATCGGTGGGGTTTGATTACAGATTAGATACGCTACGGGTAAGCGGGTTTTGAAATCTGTCCCGACACGCACCTTAGCCCGGCCCAAACAATCATCCATCCAGGCCCCGCCCCGTTTTTCTGCCGGCCGACTGTAGGCATCCAGATAAAAGCCCGCAATTTCCGCCCCCGTTTCGTTTTTGATTTGGAAATATTGGACATCAGGATGCCAGACGGGAATACCAGATTTAATTTCGGTAATGGTGACACCAAATAACCGCGAGGCCAGGCCAAACAAGCCATCCAACACCCGCGGCAGGGAAAAATAGGGACGCAATTCTTCATCATTAAAGGCAAACTTGGCTTCCCGTTGCCGCTCGGCCCAATAGCCAATATCCCAATGCTGTAACGGCTCATTCTGTCCTTGTTCACTGGCAAAGGCCTGCAATTCCTCCATTTCCTTGACAGCGGCCGGAAAACTGACTTGGCGCAATTCTTCTAAAAGACTTTCAACCGCAGCCACACTGGGAGCCATTTTGCCATCGAGACTTAATTCTGCATAGGTTTTAAATCCCAAAAGTTGCGCTTCTTCTTGCCGGAGTTTGAGGATTTTTTCGATGATCTCGCTATTATCCCATTCACCACTAGCGGCCCGACTAATGAAAGCCCGATAGACCTGCTCCCGTAAATCCCGCCGCTGACTGTGTTGCAAGAAGGGGCCAAAACTGGGGAAATCGAGACTAATGTGCCAAGGGCCTGTGTCCGGGGTAGCCGCTTCTTCTCCATCGGCCCGGGCGGTTTGGGCAGCTAAGGACAGTAAACTGGGGGGCAATCCGGCGACTTCTTCAGGTTGCGTTAATTTCAAGCGAAAGGCTTTGGTGGCATCAAGAACATGGTTAGAAAATTGGGTTCCCAGTTCTGCCAGTTGGAGTTGAATTTGGTTAAATCGTTCTTTAGCTTCCCCTGCCAGGCCCACCCCACTGTGTTCAGCACTGCGAATCGCGGCGGTAATAATTCGTTTTTGGGCCGGTTCCAGGGTTGACCACTCGCGGCTATCCCGTAAAGCTTTGTAGGCCTGGTAGAGGGGCTGGCTTTGACCAAGACGGTTATAAAACTCAATCACTTCGGGCTGCATGGTTTCATGGGCGGCGCGCAATTCCGGGCTATTTTTGACCCCCATGAGATGATTGACAATCCCCCAAGTCCAGGCCAGGCGTTCTCCCAATCGTTCAACGGGTTCGACCAATTTTTCCCAAGTCGGGATGACGGTTGTTTCTAAGTCGGTCAGTTCCTGATTCAGTTCAACCAGGAGTTGTTTGAGGGCGGGTTCAACTAGGCTCGGTTCAATTTCCGCAAACGGGGGCAGACCATCCCCAATCAGGAGAGGATTTTTGATCGCTGTCTCGGTTGTCATGGGAGCATCCACAAAGGTATGGCGTGATTCAATGCTTTGATCCTAGTGGATCCGGGGCCTGGGGGCGAACTAGGGAAAACCGACCGTTATGAATTTACCCAAGTCGCCGTTACTCAGGATCAGATTTCACTAATAGTCTATGCCCCAACCGAGGAGGTAATCTTGCAATAGATTAAGATAGATAAATATCGTAAAAATATTCAAGAGTTGTTAACTCAGTATGCCGAAGATGACATATCTAATCTAATGATGTCGAAGTCCAATTCATCTTTGATACTGAACCAGATCACTATCCATGGCTGAATGTTAGTTGGGAAAAGTTGCATCAGGTTTATCGTTATTCAATTCATGGGTAGGGGTTGATAATTATTTTTAGATAGATGTCTCCAGGCCTGGGGTCAACTCCCGATTCAGCCTACAATAAAAAAGTACTGCCAATCTCGCTTCCCATGACTTCTCTAGAACCAAGTGTTGATTTTAATTTGCCTCGAATTGTGTTTTTTGGCCGGACATTTGCCGAATATGAACAAATGTTTAATTTCACCGATGCAGAACTGGCGGGAAAACGAATTTTAGATTGTCCTTCTGGGCCGGATTCCTTTGTCGCCGAAAGTTTTAACCGGGGCCTGGATGTAGTCGGCTGTGATCCGGTTTATCAAAATCAATCCGCAGAACAACTCTATGAACGGGCCAAGACAGATATTACCTTTTGCTTAGCCCAGGCCCAGGTGCGCATGGATCAATTTCCAACATTTACTGATGAAATATTTGCCCAATTCAGCCAGGCCAAGCTAGAGGCAATGGAAAAATTCTACCACGATTTCAAAGACCGGCCCCAGGCCTATCAAGTTGGGAGTTTACCCCATTTGCCCTTTGCCGATAACAGCTTTGATTGGGTCTTATCAGCACATTTTCTCTTAGCCTATAGTTCGATCGAATCTGGCGGAATTTTGCCCAATAGTCCCTTTGATTTAGACTTTCATCACCAGGCCATGACGGAGTTGCTCCGAATCGCCCGTGAGCAAGTTAGACTCTACCCCATTTATACCAATAACCATCCCCGCCAACGCCATGCCTATGTCAACCCCATTGTCGAAAAACTCACTCAAACAGGTCATCGAGTAGAATTTATACCCTCAACCTATAATCAAGGCTCTCCCGTTGAAAACTTTACCTTAGTTATTTATAAAAACTCCCACTCTTGAAACTAACAGGCCTGGTTATTAATGGCAAAACAATCCTTAACTGACCGGTAAAACTACCCCCTACAGAAATGCTGATTAGATTTTTAGGGTTTTGGCGCAATCTGTGGAATAGGATGGCATATGTTTATACCCTCTATTGTCTGGTCAAATTTTCCCTCACCCTTATCTTGAGCCACTGCTGAGTCCGGGTTAAAATCTTCACTCCTACCTCTTCTCGTTATGGCGGCGTTAATCTGGAAATACTAAACGTCCTTTTGTGATCGTTCCCATCTAGTATCTATGGAATCCATACTCCCTAAAAGTCTGCAAGCCCATATTGATGAATCCCCGCCCCGTCCCCTTACCCCAATGCAATGGCGGATTTGGGCCTTAGCCGCAATGGGGAAATTTTTTGAAGGGATGGTGATATTTATTACAGGTGTTGCTTTACCCCTGCTTGAGCGATATTTTGATCTACCCGCAGCCCTAGATGGGAGCCTATCCGCTGCAACCCTCTTTGGTATTTTGGTCGGGGCCTCCCTGTTTGGTAACTTAGCGGATCGCCTTGGACGTAAGTTTGTTTTTGTCTGGGAAATGGCCCTCTTTACGCTGTTTTTAGTCCTCTGTACCTTGGCCTGGAACATTGGGGTGCTGATTGTGGCCCTATTTTGTGTTGGCCTCGCCCTTGGAGCCGACTATCCCACTGCCCATATTATTGTCTCTGAGTCTATTCCCAGTAAATTTCGCGGGCGGATGGTGTTGGGGGCCTTTGCCTTTCAATCCGTTGGCTCATTAGGTGGGGTGTTACTGGGTTTAGCAGTCCTCAAGGTCTATCCCCAAGTCGAGGCCTGGCGGTGGATGTATGCAGCGTTAATCGGGCCGGGGTTGATTGTCTTTCTATTGCGACTTACCCTGGCCGAGTCAGCCCATTGGC is from Synechococcus sp. PCC 6312 and encodes:
- a CDS encoding M3 family metallopeptidase, yielding MTTETAIKNPLLIGDGLPPFAEIEPSLVEPALKQLLVELNQELTDLETTVIPTWEKLVEPVERLGERLAWTWGIVNHLMGVKNSPELRAAHETMQPEVIEFYNRLGQSQPLYQAYKALRDSREWSTLEPAQKRIITAAIRSAEHSGVGLAGEAKERFNQIQLQLAELGTQFSNHVLDATKAFRLKLTQPEEVAGLPPSLLSLAAQTARADGEEAATPDTGPWHISLDFPSFGPFLQHSQRRDLREQVYRAFISRAASGEWDNSEIIEKILKLRQEEAQLLGFKTYAELSLDGKMAPSVAAVESLLEELRQVSFPAAVKEMEELQAFASEQGQNEPLQHWDIGYWAERQREAKFAFNDEELRPYFSLPRVLDGLFGLASRLFGVTITEIKSGIPVWHPDVQYFQIKNETGAEIAGFYLDAYSRPAEKRGGAWMDDCLGRAKVRVGTDFKTRLPVAYLICNQTPPIDGKPSLMTFGEVETLFHEFGHGLQHMLTQVDYPSAAGINNVEWDAVELPSQFMENWCYDQATLFGMARHYETGEILPEHYYQKLLAARTYRSGSGMLRQLYFSLVDLELHHRYQPSSSEKANDIRDRIAKLTTVLPPLPEDAFLCSFGHIFAGGYAAGYYSYKWAEVLSADAFAAFEEVGLENEAEIQKTGRRFRDTVLALGGSHPPMEVFKSFRGREPETTPLLRHSGLVSSSH